A part of Melittangium boletus DSM 14713 genomic DNA contains:
- a CDS encoding segregation and condensation protein A — protein MSTGGRRGDPSIEEPLDGEADVTRTPGDAFRIALPNFEGPLDLLLHLIKEHRLDIFDIPLALVTEKYLEYLERMREIDLDIAGEFLVMAATLAHLKSRMLLPRQDTAEQSTDAVAELQQDDAGDPREELVRRLLEYQKYKDAAEQLARQDLLDRDVFPRRVPVEAVPIPEEEVGLQEFSVLKLIEALDRVMERLVPKLQHEVVREKVSLSEAMQRIAGQLKEKGTCTFASLFEDKRTRQAVIITFLALLEMVKRRLLQVRQDEPLADIFLTPNGDALEKLLPTEVDESEYR, from the coding sequence GTGAGCACAGGCGGACGCCGCGGCGATCCCTCCATCGAGGAGCCCCTCGATGGCGAGGCGGACGTCACCCGGACGCCGGGCGACGCCTTCAGGATCGCCCTGCCCAATTTCGAGGGTCCGCTCGACCTGTTGCTCCACCTCATCAAGGAGCACCGGCTCGACATCTTCGACATTCCGCTCGCGCTCGTGACGGAGAAGTACCTCGAGTACCTGGAGCGGATGCGGGAGATCGACCTGGACATCGCCGGGGAGTTCCTGGTGATGGCCGCCACGCTCGCCCACCTCAAGAGCCGCATGCTCCTGCCTCGGCAGGACACCGCCGAGCAGAGCACGGACGCGGTGGCCGAGCTGCAACAGGACGACGCGGGCGATCCACGCGAGGAGCTGGTGCGCCGGCTGCTCGAGTACCAGAAGTACAAGGACGCCGCCGAACAGCTCGCGCGCCAGGATCTGCTCGACCGGGACGTCTTCCCGCGCCGCGTGCCCGTGGAGGCGGTGCCCATCCCCGAGGAGGAGGTGGGGCTGCAGGAGTTCAGCGTCCTCAAGCTCATCGAGGCGTTGGATCGGGTGATGGAACGGCTCGTGCCCAAGCTCCAGCACGAGGTGGTGCGCGAGAAGGTGAGCCTGTCGGAGGCCATGCAGCGCATCGCCGGACAGCTCAAGGAGAAGGGAACGTGCACCTTCGCGAGCCTGTTCGAGGACAAGCGCACGCGCCAGGCGGTGATCATCACCTTCCTGGCCCTGCTGGAAATGGTGAAGCGGCGGTTGCTCCAGGTGCGGCAGGACGAGCCCCTGGCCGACATCTTCCTCACGCCCAACGGCGACGCGCTGGAGAAGCTGCTGCCCACGGAGGTGGACGAGAGTGAGTACCGGTAA
- the trpS gene encoding tryptophan--tRNA ligase, with protein sequence MRILSGVQSSGRLHIGNYYGAIRQFVQLQQEGDAFFFIANYHSLTTLRDAKLAETYTREAAMAYLSLGLDPKKAVLFRQSDVREVLELYWLLGTVVPVANLERATSYKDKLAKGISADFGLFAYPVLMAADILLYSPDFVPVGKDQIQHIEFARDWAVKFNLTYVPGYDPQDPEGKEKGHAPGLLKLPSARVQEDTATVPGVDGQKMSKSYGNTIDLFGDEKEIKKRVMGIKTDSTAVEAPKPTENAPLYDLLKLMLPADRFAEVDASWRAGGKGYGEYKKLLLATYLETFGPARQRYAELANDPAELERILQDGAERARAEASGLMQRLRRAVGVP encoded by the coding sequence ATGCGGATTCTATCGGGAGTGCAGTCCTCGGGACGACTGCACATCGGCAATTACTACGGCGCCATCCGTCAGTTCGTGCAGCTCCAGCAGGAGGGCGATGCCTTCTTCTTCATCGCCAACTACCACTCGCTCACCACCCTGAGGGACGCCAAGCTGGCGGAGACCTACACGCGCGAGGCCGCCATGGCCTACCTGTCGCTGGGTCTGGATCCCAAGAAGGCGGTGCTCTTCCGCCAGAGCGACGTGCGCGAGGTGTTGGAGCTGTACTGGTTGCTCGGCACGGTGGTTCCCGTGGCCAACCTGGAGCGCGCCACCAGCTACAAGGACAAGCTCGCCAAGGGCATCAGCGCGGACTTCGGTCTCTTCGCCTACCCGGTGCTGATGGCCGCGGACATCCTGCTCTACAGCCCGGACTTCGTGCCGGTGGGCAAGGATCAAATCCAACACATCGAGTTCGCTCGCGACTGGGCGGTGAAGTTCAACCTCACCTACGTGCCGGGCTACGATCCGCAGGATCCCGAGGGCAAGGAGAAGGGGCATGCCCCCGGCCTGCTCAAGCTGCCGTCCGCGCGGGTGCAGGAGGACACCGCCACGGTGCCCGGCGTGGATGGACAGAAGATGTCCAAGTCCTACGGCAACACGATCGACCTGTTCGGCGACGAGAAGGAGATCAAGAAGCGCGTCATGGGCATCAAGACGGACTCCACGGCCGTGGAGGCGCCCAAGCCCACCGAGAACGCTCCGCTCTATGACTTGCTCAAGCTGATGCTGCCCGCGGACCGCTTCGCCGAGGTGGATGCCTCCTGGCGCGCGGGGGGCAAGGGTTATGGCGAGTACAAGAAGCTCCTGCTCGCCACCTACCTCGAGACGTTCGGGCCGGCGCGCCAGCGCTACGCCGAGCTGGCGAACGATCCGGCCGAGCTCGAGCGCATCCTCCAGGACGGCGCCGAGCGGGCTCGCGCCGAGGCCTCCGGTCTCATGCAGCGCTTGCGCCGCGCCGTGGGCGTTCCCTGA
- a CDS encoding DUF4388 domain-containing protein, translating to MERFKGSLASYGLTLLMPAFFDALGVSGTLRVERGAVRRQFFLRDGYLVGESSSDPREHLGQVLARLRILDAARAATAFEASEAARVPLGTFLVERGLVERTRLLEAMEHKAREALFDCYGWQSGEVEFIPGLPPPPNRVVELPRLGLKELHRDARTRLREWTVFWTLFAGPGTTFTVRREFVVETAAAEEQQLLRLAEQGRTLGELLAASNEGAVHAARWVVRLYRRGALSPRKAAVAEAGTAPGLAEMLAQARSLVEAGRYEEAVAVAAQALERAPIPEAHALYREAEVRLTVALADEVLALDGRLRFEPLPRPLPPSLTADDLYLHAKLRGSRSVREVLRNAAMGELAAYRALRRLMAAGVARVNTEQESSTSGGPARTNPYGLPVVVV from the coding sequence ATGGAGCGCTTCAAGGGGAGCCTGGCCAGCTACGGCCTGACGCTGTTGATGCCCGCGTTCTTCGACGCCCTCGGGGTGAGCGGAACGCTGCGGGTGGAGCGGGGAGCCGTGCGCCGGCAGTTCTTCCTGCGCGACGGCTACCTGGTGGGCGAGAGCTCGAGCGATCCCCGGGAGCACCTGGGCCAGGTGCTGGCGCGCCTGCGCATCCTGGACGCGGCGCGGGCGGCGACCGCCTTCGAGGCATCCGAGGCGGCGCGCGTGCCACTGGGCACCTTCCTGGTGGAGCGCGGACTGGTGGAGCGCACCCGCCTGCTGGAGGCCATGGAGCACAAGGCGCGCGAGGCGCTTTTCGACTGTTACGGCTGGCAGTCCGGCGAAGTGGAGTTCATTCCGGGCCTGCCGCCTCCGCCGAACCGAGTGGTGGAACTGCCCCGGTTGGGATTGAAGGAACTGCACCGGGACGCGCGCACGCGGCTGCGTGAATGGACGGTGTTCTGGACGCTCTTCGCGGGTCCAGGCACGACGTTCACCGTGCGGCGGGAGTTCGTGGTGGAGACGGCGGCGGCCGAGGAGCAGCAGTTGCTGCGGCTGGCCGAGCAGGGCCGGACGCTGGGCGAATTGCTCGCGGCGTCCAACGAGGGCGCGGTGCACGCGGCGCGGTGGGTGGTGCGCCTGTACCGCCGGGGCGCGCTGTCTCCCCGCAAGGCCGCCGTCGCGGAAGCGGGCACGGCTCCCGGACTGGCCGAGATGCTCGCGCAGGCGAGGAGCCTGGTGGAAGCGGGCCGCTACGAGGAAGCGGTGGCGGTCGCGGCGCAGGCATTGGAGCGGGCGCCGATTCCCGAGGCCCATGCGCTCTACCGCGAGGCCGAGGTGCGGCTGACGGTGGCGCTGGCGGACGAGGTGCTGGCGTTGGACGGACGGTTGCGCTTCGAGCCCCTGCCCCGCCCTCTTCCGCCGAGCCTGACGGCGGACGATTTGTATCTGCACGCGAAGCTGCGGGGCAGCCGGAGCGTGCGCGAGGTGTTGCGCAACGCGGCCATGGGCGAGCTGGCGGCCTACCGGGCGCTGCGGCGGCTCATGGCGGCGGGCGTCGCGCGGGTGAATACGGAGCAGGAGTCGTCGACGTCGGGCGGGCCCGCGAGGACGAATCCCTACGGGCTGCCCGTGGTCGTGGTCTGA
- a CDS encoding amidase, whose amino-acid sequence MAGSSRRQFLSQGAFGLVGAVTASGTDPSPPGAPPAFGTASAVGPEVNAATFAEASKLMQVSLTPAECTQAASNWRGMMAPLLERRTGPRQVALEPELAPASRWDPLLPGQKTAGPARNRFVRGKAAAGALPSRDEDIAFAPVSRLSRWLETRALTSERLTRLYLERLERFDPKLKCVITLTPELALEQARRADAEIAAGRYRGPLHGIPWGAKDLVDTAGIATTYGAEPFRNRIPATDAAVVARLHRAGAVLVAKLSLGALALNDIWFGGETKNPWLLEEGASGSSAGPGAAVAAGCVGFALGSETGGSIVSPSMRCGVAGLRPTFGRVPRTGAMTLCWSLDKLGPMTRGVEDTLLVLSALSGPDAGDVSSVPSRLDFDATAGVKGLRVGYFPAWMNERPATDVDRAALETLKRLGLTPVEVKLPDWPYASLQTILFAESAAAFEELTLGHGVDMMKMQVPDAWPNVFRQSRFLSAVDLVQADRLRRKVAQEMARVMGEVDLLLVPSLREEMLTVSNHTGHPSLTLRTGFVEVEQARSDWAPDPSRPLATFSPPRRVPHGVTLIGRLFDEGTLGRVGMALERASGVADERPPGF is encoded by the coding sequence ATGGCCGGTTCATCACGCAGACAGTTCCTGTCCCAGGGGGCATTTGGATTGGTGGGCGCGGTCACCGCGAGCGGGACGGACCCCTCGCCGCCGGGGGCGCCCCCCGCGTTCGGCACGGCGTCGGCGGTGGGCCCGGAGGTGAACGCGGCCACCTTCGCGGAGGCGAGCAAGCTCATGCAGGTCTCCCTCACCCCGGCCGAGTGCACCCAGGCGGCCAGCAACTGGCGGGGGATGATGGCTCCGCTCCTCGAGCGGCGCACGGGACCGCGCCAGGTGGCCTTGGAGCCGGAACTGGCGCCCGCGTCGCGGTGGGATCCGCTCCTGCCAGGTCAGAAAACGGCGGGACCGGCTCGGAACCGTTTCGTGCGCGGCAAGGCGGCCGCTGGAGCGTTGCCCTCGCGGGACGAGGACATCGCCTTCGCGCCGGTGTCCCGGCTCTCGCGCTGGCTGGAGACTCGCGCCCTCACGTCCGAACGGCTCACGCGCCTGTACCTGGAGCGCCTGGAGCGCTTCGATCCGAAGCTCAAGTGCGTCATCACGCTCACCCCGGAACTGGCGCTCGAGCAGGCCCGGCGCGCGGACGCGGAGATCGCCGCGGGCAGGTACCGGGGCCCGCTGCATGGCATTCCCTGGGGCGCGAAGGATCTGGTCGACACGGCGGGCATCGCGACGACCTATGGCGCCGAGCCCTTCCGCAATCGCATTCCCGCCACGGACGCGGCCGTGGTGGCGCGGTTGCATCGCGCGGGAGCGGTGCTCGTCGCGAAGCTGAGCCTGGGGGCGCTCGCGCTCAACGACATCTGGTTCGGAGGCGAGACGAAGAATCCCTGGCTTCTGGAGGAGGGGGCCTCGGGCAGCAGCGCGGGACCGGGCGCGGCGGTGGCGGCCGGGTGCGTGGGCTTCGCCCTGGGCAGTGAAACGGGAGGCAGCATCGTGTCGCCCTCCATGCGCTGTGGGGTGGCTGGGCTGCGGCCCACCTTTGGCCGGGTGCCACGCACCGGGGCGATGACGCTGTGCTGGTCGCTCGACAAGCTGGGCCCCATGACGCGCGGGGTGGAGGACACGTTGTTGGTGCTCTCGGCGCTCTCCGGCCCGGACGCGGGGGATGTGTCGAGCGTGCCCTCGCGGCTCGACTTCGACGCCACCGCGGGCGTGAAGGGACTGCGCGTGGGCTATTTCCCGGCGTGGATGAACGAGCGCCCGGCGACGGACGTGGACCGGGCCGCGCTCGAGACGTTGAAGCGGCTGGGCCTCACGCCCGTGGAGGTGAAGCTGCCGGACTGGCCCTACGCCTCGCTCCAGACCATCCTCTTCGCCGAGTCGGCGGCGGCCTTCGAGGAGCTGACGCTCGGGCATGGCGTGGACATGATGAAGATGCAGGTGCCCGACGCATGGCCGAACGTGTTCCGGCAGTCACGCTTCCTCTCGGCGGTGGACCTGGTGCAGGCGGACCGGCTGCGGCGCAAGGTGGCCCAGGAGATGGCGCGGGTGATGGGGGAGGTGGACCTGTTGCTGGTGCCCTCGCTGCGCGAGGAGATGCTCACCGTGAGCAACCACACCGGCCACCCGTCGCTGACCCTGCGGACGGGTTTCGTCGAGGTGGAGCAGGCCCGGAGTGACTGGGCGCCGGATCCCTCGAGGCCCCTGGCCACGTTCTCGCCTCCGCGCCGCGTTCCGCACGGTGTCACGTTGATTGGCCGGCTCTTCGACGAGGGGACGCTGGGGCGGGTGGGCATGGCCCTGGAGCGGGCCTCGGGAGTCGCGGACGAGCGGCCCCCGGGGTTCTGA
- a CDS encoding DUF3574 domain-containing protein yields the protein MSPSLSIASRRAPALSLMLALGLVLSACGPEDAACAVGAEQYRTELFFGLDRENAEPVSEAEFQDFVDTAVTPRFKDGLTLFDANGQYLMDNGDLVHENSKVIVLLHDGGAARSADINTIREEYKQRFSQESVLRIDSTSCVAFD from the coding sequence ATGTCTCCCTCCCTCTCCATCGCCTCGCGGCGCGCGCCGGCCCTCTCCCTCATGCTGGCCCTGGGCCTCGTCCTCTCGGCGTGTGGCCCCGAGGACGCCGCGTGCGCCGTCGGCGCGGAGCAGTACCGCACGGAGCTCTTCTTCGGCCTGGACCGCGAGAACGCCGAGCCCGTCAGCGAGGCCGAGTTCCAGGACTTCGTCGACACCGCCGTCACGCCTCGCTTCAAGGACGGGCTGACCCTGTTCGACGCCAATGGCCAGTACCTCATGGACAACGGCGACCTCGTCCACGAGAACAGCAAGGTCATCGTGCTGCTGCACGACGGCGGCGCCGCGCGCTCGGCGGACATCAACACCATCCGCGAGGAGTACAAGCAGCGCTTCAGCCAGGAGTCGGTGCTCCGCATCGACTCCACCTCCTGCGTCGCCTTCGACTGA
- a CDS encoding AI-2E family transporter — MAGSDSSGGQPSQVTLKTAFTVCFAVVLVATLVVLIIKAEVALILTGLAALLAVALNHLVALLMKRARLRRGPAIAVVLLVLLVAASALGLIVVPAAINQGQSLVNQVPELTEKIRASRVFQLLDQRFHVLQQLQRQSDNPTELASGALAVSAFHAVTGVFSVLGAFATILFLMVFMLAFGPELVKRLLAQTLPERRPRYEGVVSKVYSATGGYLSGLILICTINATLASTCLALLGMPFFLPLGIASGFSSLVPYAGPIVAGGFVTLLTLTTVGAWKALAVFTYFMMYGLLEGNVLAPLVFRRTVHVNPLLTLFAVVFFGELAGIIGAVLAVPLMATAQIIVRELLLIRREKLGDRVPVP; from the coding sequence GTGGCGGGGAGCGATTCGTCGGGAGGACAACCTTCGCAAGTCACTCTCAAGACGGCCTTCACGGTGTGCTTCGCCGTGGTCCTGGTGGCGACGCTGGTGGTGCTGATCATCAAGGCGGAGGTCGCCCTCATCCTGACGGGCCTCGCCGCCCTCCTCGCCGTGGCGCTCAACCACCTGGTCGCCCTGTTGATGAAGCGCGCGAGGCTCCGGCGAGGGCCCGCCATCGCCGTGGTGCTCCTCGTGTTGCTCGTCGCCGCGTCCGCCCTGGGACTCATCGTGGTGCCAGCCGCCATCAACCAGGGACAGTCACTGGTCAACCAGGTGCCCGAGCTGACGGAGAAGATCCGCGCCTCGCGCGTCTTTCAGTTGCTCGATCAGCGCTTCCACGTCCTGCAGCAGCTCCAACGCCAGAGCGACAACCCCACGGAGCTGGCCTCGGGCGCGCTGGCCGTGAGCGCCTTCCATGCCGTCACGGGCGTCTTCAGTGTGCTGGGCGCGTTCGCCACCATCCTCTTCCTGATGGTGTTCATGCTGGCCTTTGGACCGGAACTGGTGAAACGCCTCCTGGCACAGACCCTGCCCGAGCGCCGGCCCCGCTACGAGGGCGTGGTGAGCAAGGTGTACAGCGCGACCGGCGGCTACCTGAGCGGCCTCATCCTCATCTGCACCATCAACGCCACCCTCGCCTCCACCTGCCTGGCGCTGCTCGGCATGCCCTTCTTCCTGCCCCTGGGCATCGCGAGCGGCTTCTCCAGCCTGGTGCCCTACGCGGGCCCCATCGTGGCGGGAGGCTTCGTCACCCTGCTCACGCTCACCACGGTGGGGGCCTGGAAGGCGCTGGCGGTGTTCACCTACTTCATGATGTACGGATTGCTCGAGGGCAACGTGCTCGCGCCGCTCGTCTTCCGGCGCACGGTGCATGTCAACCCCCTGCTCACCCTGTTCGCGGTCGTCTTCTTCGGGGAGTTGGCCGGCATCATCGGCGCGGTGCTCGCGGTGCCGCTCATGGCGACCGCGCAGATCATCGTGCGTGAGCTGCTACTCATCCGCCGCGAGAAGCTGGGCGATCGGGTGCCCGTGCCCTGA